Below is a window of Spelaeicoccus albus DNA.
GCTCCGGCACGCGTTCACGGTTGAAGTGGGCGAGCTTTTCGATCAGGTAATGATCCTGCAGCAGGATCGGGCCGCCCGGGCCAATCGTCAGCGAGTGCTGGTCGCTGCCGGCCGGGGCGCCGAAATCGTTCGTCGTGACGTGCGTGGTGCCTTCGCTCACAAGTTCTCCTTTTGCGATGGGTGGGTCCTATTGTCGGTGTGTCGGGTGGGCGGCGGTCAGGCTTCCCGGGCCAGGCAATCGGGGCAGATGCCGCGGAAGGTGATGTCGGCTGCGTCAACGGCGAATCCGGCGGTGTCGGACGGCGTCAGACACGGGGCCGCTCCGGTCACGCACGGCACGTCGACGATTTCGCGGCACAGCCGGCACACGAGATGGTGATGATTATCGCTGTGGTGCAGTTCGTACAGCGCGGCTGCAGTAGTCGACGGATCGAGTTTGCGAGCCAGGCCGGCCTTGGTGAACGCATTCAGCGCATCGTAGACGGCAGCCGTCGACACGGTGCCCAGCCGGGCGCGGACGCCGTCACCGAGCGCCTCGGCATCGGAATGGGGCGCGTTGTCGAGCTCGGCCATGACGGCCAGCCGTGCCGCCGTCACTCGCAAGCCGGACGAACGCAAGCGATCGGCGAAGTCGGTGGGCATGACTCCACCGTAGACAGTTTTCTGGAATCATTCAAACAAGCGAATGATTCGAATTAATAAGGCAACTGACTTGAGTTGATCCGTGATAATCAACCGGAAATGGCTTCCTATGACGGGACAGAAGCGGTGAGCCCGGGGTGAAGCGGGCGCCGGCCGATAGGGTTCAGCTGACGGGGCCGGTGAATTTCTCGCCGGGGCCGCTGCCCGGCGCATCCTGGTAGTCGGACGCCTCGCGGAATGCCAGCTGCAGCGAACGAAGGCCGTCGCGCAGCGGTCGGGCATGATGATCGCCGATCTCCGTCGACGCTCCGGTGATGAGCCCGGCCAGCGAGGTGATCAATTTGCGAGCCTCGTCCAGGTCGGTCAGGTCCTTACCGCCGTCCGATTCGTCGGCCAGACCGCATTTGACGGCCGCGGCACTCATCAGGTGCACGGCGGCGGTGGTGATGATCTCCACCGCAGGGACCTCGGCGATGTCTCGCGCCTCGGAATTCGTAGTTGCGTCGTTCATGCTGGTAACCTTGTCATAGTTCGGCTGTAGCAGCGCACGGCGGGGCGGCTCGATCGAGAATCTTCTCATCGACTGTCGACGACGCCTTCCCGTCCGATAAGCTGAAACAGCAAGCAAGAGGAGGCCTTCACTCCCACCCGAAGATCGCCGTCGGCGGCCGGGTTCGTGAGCGGACATGAGCGTCAAGTCCGTGCGTGTTTTCAAGGCTCCCTTTTGCGCTGCAGATGGGGGCCTTCCTCATTTGCGGACAAGCAAAGATGAAGGAGCTTTTAACATTAGCGAGCCTCGTATTAACGACCGGATCCGCGTCCCGGAGGTGCGGTTGGTCGGTCCGAACGGTGAGCAAGTCGGCATCGTGTCGCTGGACAAGGCACTGAGCCTGGCAGCGGAGGCCGATCTCGACCTCGTGGAAGTCGCTCCGCAGGCAAAGCCGCCAGTGACCAAGCTGATGGATTTCGGCAAGTTCAAGTACGAGTCGGCCATGAAGGCGCGTGAGGCCCGAAAGAATCAGGCCAACACGGTGCTGAAGGAGATCCGATTCCGGCTGAAGATCGATGCGCACGACTACGAGACGAAAAAGGGCCACGTGTCGCGCTTCCTGGCCGCCGGCGACAAGGTCAAGGTCATGATCATGTTCCGCGGTCGCGAGCAGTCCCGTCCCGAGATGGGAATGCGCCTGTTGAACAAACTTGCCGACGAGGTTTCCGATCTCGGTGCCGTTGAATCGGCTCCGCGCGTCGACGGGCGCAACATGGTGATGGTCATCGGACCGCACCGTTCGAAGTCGGACGCCAAGGCCGACGCGCGGCGCGAGGCACAGCGCGAGCAATCGCGTGCCAAGAACGAGGCGGCCAAAGCCGAAGAAGCAAAAGCCGGCGACGCCAAGACAGACCCGGCCGAATCAAACCCGGCCGAATCAAATACTGCAGATTCCAGCAAGGCATAACCACCGCACGACGCGGCGGTTATTACCGAAACGTGGCGGGCCCCGGCCCGCTCGGCAACGAAGGAGAGACGGCAGCTATGCCGAAGCAAAAGACGCACAGTGGTGCTAAAAAGCGGTTCCGCCTGACGGGTACCGGCAAAGTGATGCGCGAACAGGTGAACAACCGGCACTTGGCCGAACACAAGTCCTCGCGCCGCAAGCGCCGCCTGCAGATCGACCAGGTCATGGCCCCGGGCGATTCCAAGAAGGCCAAGAAGCTGCTCGGTCGCTGAACCCGATAGGTCGGCGACCTGCCGGTCACCGTGCACAGTGCTGCGCGTACC
It encodes the following:
- a CDS encoding Fur family transcriptional regulator; amino-acid sequence: MPTDFADRLRSSGLRVTAARLAVMAELDNAPHSDAEALGDGVRARLGTVSTAAVYDALNAFTKAGLARKLDPSTTAAALYELHHSDNHHHLVCRLCREIVDVPCVTGAAPCLTPSDTAGFAVDAADITFRGICPDCLAREA
- a CDS encoding DUF1844 domain-containing protein, with protein sequence MNDATTNSEARDIAEVPAVEIITTAAVHLMSAAAVKCGLADESDGGKDLTDLDEARKLITSLAGLITGASTEIGDHHARPLRDGLRSLQLAFREASDYQDAPGSGPGEKFTGPVS
- the infC gene encoding translation initiation factor IF-3, whose protein sequence is MRLVGPNGEQVGIVSLDKALSLAAEADLDLVEVAPQAKPPVTKLMDFGKFKYESAMKAREARKNQANTVLKEIRFRLKIDAHDYETKKGHVSRFLAAGDKVKVMIMFRGREQSRPEMGMRLLNKLADEVSDLGAVESAPRVDGRNMVMVIGPHRSKSDAKADARREAQREQSRAKNEAAKAEEAKAGDAKTDPAESNPAESNTADSSKA
- the rpmI gene encoding 50S ribosomal protein L35, which translates into the protein MPKQKTHSGAKKRFRLTGTGKVMREQVNNRHLAEHKSSRRKRRLQIDQVMAPGDSKKAKKLLGR